One genomic region from Streptomyces venezuelae encodes:
- a CDS encoding peptidoglycan D,D-transpeptidase FtsI family protein — translation MNKPLRRVAIFCGLLVLALLLRDNWLQFVRADELSTHSSNKRVQIERYANPRGNIIVDGKPITGSADSQDPFYKYKRTYTDGPMWAPVTGYASQAYDANQIEKIEDGILTGNDDRLFFDRTLAMFTGEKKKGGDVVTTLSGAAQKAAYKGLGNNTGAVVAIEPATGKILALASTPSYDPTSFAGYSGKDEKAWIALEKDKNKPKQNRAIREIYPPGSVFKVVTAAAALESGKVTDINAATETPEGWKIPLSTKPMKNHSGGCANASLNEALRISCNSVFAKLGDDVGRDKMVEMAEKFGFNAEQFTPVRSSASVYDKKADRGGNALSSIGQFNTATTPLQMAMVTAAIANDGKLMKPYMVDKLVAPNLDVIKQNDPEEMSQPVSPENAQKLQQMMENVVSKGTGAKADLNMDGVKVGGKTGTAQHGEKNAKRPYAWFISYAKTAQGSPVAVAVIVEDAEGTNREDISGGGLAAPIAKAVMKAVIKNRG, via the coding sequence GTGAACAAGCCCCTGCGGCGGGTCGCCATCTTCTGCGGCCTGCTCGTCCTCGCCCTGCTCCTGCGGGACAACTGGCTCCAGTTCGTCCGCGCCGACGAGCTGAGCACCCACTCGTCGAACAAGCGTGTCCAGATCGAGCGGTACGCCAACCCCCGCGGCAACATCATCGTCGACGGCAAGCCGATCACCGGGTCCGCCGACTCACAGGACCCGTTCTACAAGTACAAGCGCACCTACACCGACGGCCCCATGTGGGCCCCGGTGACCGGGTACGCCTCGCAGGCCTACGACGCCAACCAGATCGAGAAGATCGAGGACGGCATCCTCACCGGCAACGACGACCGGTTGTTCTTCGACCGCACGCTCGCCATGTTCACCGGTGAGAAGAAGAAGGGCGGCGACGTCGTCACCACCCTCAGCGGGGCCGCGCAGAAGGCCGCCTACAAGGGTCTCGGGAACAACACCGGCGCCGTCGTCGCCATCGAGCCGGCCACCGGCAAGATCCTCGCGCTCGCGTCCACGCCCTCGTACGACCCCACCTCGTTCGCCGGCTACTCCGGCAAGGACGAGAAGGCCTGGATCGCGCTGGAGAAGGACAAGAACAAGCCGAAGCAGAACCGGGCGATCCGCGAGATCTACCCGCCCGGCTCCGTCTTCAAGGTCGTCACCGCAGCCGCGGCGCTGGAGAGCGGCAAGGTCACCGACATCAACGCGGCGACCGAGACCCCCGAGGGCTGGAAGATCCCGCTCTCCACGAAGCCGATGAAGAACCACTCCGGCGGCTGTGCCAACGCGAGCCTGAACGAGGCGCTGCGGATCTCCTGCAACTCGGTCTTCGCGAAGCTCGGTGACGACGTCGGCCGCGACAAGATGGTCGAGATGGCCGAGAAGTTCGGCTTCAACGCCGAACAGTTCACCCCGGTCCGCTCCTCCGCCTCGGTCTACGACAAGAAGGCCGACCGCGGCGGTAACGCGCTCTCCTCCATCGGCCAGTTCAACACGGCGACCACCCCGCTCCAGATGGCGATGGTCACGGCGGCGATCGCCAACGACGGCAAGCTGATGAAGCCGTACATGGTCGACAAGCTGGTCGCCCCGAACCTCGACGTCATCAAGCAGAACGACCCGGAGGAGATGAGCCAGCCGGTCTCCCCGGAGAACGCCCAGAAGCTCCAGCAGATGATGGAGAACGTCGTCTCCAAGGGCACCGGCGCCAAGGCCGACCTGAACATGGACGGCGTGAAGGTCGGCGGCAAGACGGGTACCGCCCAGCACGGCGAGAAGAACGCCAAGCGTCCGTACGCCTGGTTCATCTCGTACGCCAAGACCGCTCAGGGCTCCCCGGTGGCCGTCGCCGTGATCGTCGAGGACGCCGAGGGCACCAACCGTGAGGACATCAGCGGTGGCGGCCTGGCCGCCCCGATCGCGAAGGCCGTCATGAAGGCGGTCATCAAGAACCGGGGCTGA
- a CDS encoding FtsW/RodA/SpoVE family cell cycle protein, whose amino-acid sequence MSVVTNTTTIGAIEAPSRRNTELALLAFAVAIPVFAYLNVGLAIDGKIPAGMAGYGLGLALLAGVAHLVVRKWAPYADPLLLPLATLLNGMGLVLIWRLDQSPRLIATSMRLYDSFSPDAPKQMMYSAIGIAMFVGMLLLLKDHRVLQRYTYISMVAALVLLLLPLVPGLGSAVYGAKIWINVAGFSIQPGEFAKIVLAIFFSGYLMVKRDALALASRRFMGLYLPRGRDLGPILTIWAVSLLILIFENDLGTSLLFFGMFVIMLYVATERTSWIVMGLGMSVAGAVGVASFASHVQARVDAWADPFGCADKIDACDQMTEVLMSFGSGGILGTGLGQGNSDLIGFAANSDFIFATVGEELGLAGVMVFLLIYGLIVERGVRTALAARDPFGKLLAMGLSGAFALQIFVVAGGVMGLIPLTGMTMPFLAYGGSSVIANWALIGILIRISDTARRPAPAPAPSPDAEMTQVVRP is encoded by the coding sequence ATGAGCGTTGTCACCAACACGACCACCATCGGCGCGATCGAGGCGCCGAGCCGCCGCAACACCGAGCTGGCGCTGCTCGCGTTCGCCGTCGCCATCCCGGTGTTCGCGTACCTCAACGTGGGCCTGGCCATCGACGGCAAGATCCCGGCCGGTATGGCCGGGTACGGGCTCGGTCTCGCCCTGCTCGCGGGCGTCGCCCACCTCGTGGTGCGGAAGTGGGCCCCGTACGCGGACCCGCTGCTGCTGCCCCTCGCGACCCTGCTCAACGGCATGGGTCTGGTGCTGATCTGGCGGCTTGACCAGTCGCCGCGGCTGATCGCGACCTCGATGCGGCTGTACGACAGCTTCAGCCCGGACGCGCCGAAGCAGATGATGTACTCGGCCATCGGCATCGCCATGTTCGTCGGCATGCTGCTGCTCCTGAAGGACCACCGGGTCCTCCAGCGCTACACGTACATCTCGATGGTCGCGGCGCTCGTCCTGCTGCTGCTGCCGCTGGTGCCTGGCCTCGGATCGGCCGTCTACGGCGCCAAGATCTGGATCAACGTCGCCGGCTTCTCCATCCAGCCCGGTGAGTTCGCGAAGATCGTGCTCGCGATCTTCTTCTCCGGCTATCTGATGGTGAAGCGGGACGCACTCGCCCTGGCCAGCCGCCGCTTCATGGGGCTCTACCTGCCCCGCGGCCGCGACCTCGGCCCGATCCTGACGATCTGGGCGGTCAGCCTCCTCATCCTGATCTTCGAGAACGACCTCGGTACGTCGCTGCTGTTCTTCGGCATGTTCGTGATCATGCTGTACGTGGCGACGGAGCGGACCAGCTGGATCGTCATGGGTCTGGGCATGTCCGTCGCGGGCGCGGTCGGCGTGGCCTCCTTCGCGAGCCACGTCCAGGCCCGTGTCGACGCCTGGGCCGACCCCTTCGGCTGCGCCGACAAGATCGACGCCTGTGACCAGATGACCGAAGTACTGATGTCCTTCGGCTCCGGCGGCATCCTCGGCACCGGCCTCGGCCAGGGCAATTCGGACCTCATCGGCTTCGCCGCGAACTCCGACTTCATCTTCGCCACCGTCGGCGAGGAGCTCGGGCTCGCCGGTGTGATGGTCTTCCTGCTCATCTACGGGCTGATCGTCGAGCGCGGTGTCCGCACCGCCCTCGCCGCCCGCGACCCCTTCGGCAAGCTGCTCGCGATGGGCCTCTCCGGCGCCTTCGCACTCCAGATCTTCGTCGTCGCCGGCGGCGTGATGGGCCTCATCCCGCTCACCGGTATGACGATGCCGTTCCTCGCGTACGGCGGTTCCTCCGTGATCGCGAACTGGGCCCTCATCGGCATCCTGATCAGGATCAGTGACACCGCGCGCCGCCCCGCGCCCGCGCCCGCCCCGTCCCCCGACGCCGAGATGACCCAGGTGGTCCGTCCGTGA
- a CDS encoding Stp1/IreP family PP2C-type Ser/Thr phosphatase, with protein MTLSLRFAAGSHKGMIREGNEDSGYAGPRLLAIADGMGGQAAGEVASSEVISTLVTLDDDVPGSDILTSLGTAVQRANDQLRMMVEEDPQLEGMGTTLTALLWTGQRLGLVHVGDSRAYLLRDGVLTQITQDHTWVQRLVDEGRITEEEATTHPQRSLLMRALGSGDHVEPDLSIREVRAGDRYLICSDGLSGVVSHQTLEDTLASYQGPQETVQELIQLALRGGGPDNITVIVADVLDVDGGDTLAGHLSDTPVIVGAVAENQAAQLNDGGAMQTPAGRASGLGRPAPHQQPPAGGFGPPGSGDDHGYGGMPPQGSFESYTDDDFVKPRTGRKWLKRSFFLVLALAVVGGGLYGGWRWTQTQYFVGSKDQHVALYQGISQDLAWVSLSKVEKDHPEIELKYLPAYQRKQVEDTIAGGSLGKAETKISELALQASACKKTEQRRAAAEKAADQASKPPVETPEGTATPDSKPTTAAPSPGPTLTAEEQKLASNCGKQ; from the coding sequence ATGACTCTGTCCCTGCGTTTCGCCGCGGGCTCCCACAAGGGCATGATCCGCGAGGGCAACGAGGACTCCGGCTATGCCGGCCCCCGGCTGCTCGCCATCGCCGACGGCATGGGCGGCCAGGCCGCCGGTGAGGTCGCCTCCTCCGAGGTGATCTCCACCCTCGTCACGCTCGACGACGACGTCCCCGGTTCCGACATCCTCACCTCGCTCGGTACGGCGGTGCAGCGCGCCAACGACCAGCTTCGGATGATGGTCGAGGAGGACCCGCAGCTGGAGGGCATGGGCACGACGCTCACGGCCCTGCTGTGGACCGGTCAGCGCCTCGGCCTCGTGCACGTCGGCGACTCGCGTGCGTACCTGCTCCGCGACGGTGTCCTCACCCAGATCACGCAGGACCACACCTGGGTCCAGCGCCTCGTCGACGAGGGACGGATCACCGAGGAGGAGGCCACCACCCACCCGCAGCGCTCGCTGCTCATGCGCGCGCTCGGCAGCGGTGACCACGTCGAACCCGACCTCTCGATCCGCGAGGTCCGGGCCGGCGACCGGTACCTGATCTGCTCCGACGGCCTGTCCGGAGTGGTCTCCCACCAGACCCTCGAGGACACGCTCGCCAGCTACCAGGGCCCGCAGGAGACCGTGCAGGAGCTGATCCAGCTCGCGCTGCGCGGCGGCGGCCCCGACAACATCACGGTGATCGTCGCGGACGTCCTCGACGTCGACGGCGGCGACACCCTCGCCGGTCACCTCAGCGACACCCCGGTCATCGTGGGCGCGGTCGCCGAGAACCAGGCGGCCCAGCTGAACGACGGCGGGGCGATGCAGACCCCCGCCGGCCGCGCCTCCGGCCTCGGCCGCCCGGCCCCGCACCAGCAGCCGCCCGCCGGTGGCTTCGGCCCGCCCGGCAGCGGCGACGACCACGGCTACGGCGGCATGCCGCCGCAGGGCTCCTTCGAGTCGTACACGGACGACGACTTCGTCAAGCCGCGGACCGGCCGCAAGTGGCTCAAGCGCTCCTTCTTCCTCGTCCTGGCCCTCGCCGTCGTCGGTGGCGGCCTCTACGGCGGCTGGCGGTGGACGCAGACGCAGTACTTCGTCGGCTCCAAGGACCAGCACGTGGCGCTCTACCAGGGCATCAGCCAGGACCTGGCCTGGGTCTCGCTGTCGAAGGTCGAGAAGGACCACCCCGAGATCGAACTCAAGTACCTCCCCGCCTACCAGCGGAAGCAGGTCGAGGACACGATCGCGGGCGGCAGCCTCGGCAAGGCCGAGACGAAGATCTCCGAGCTGGCTCTGCAGGCCTCGGCCTGCAAGAAGACCGAGCAGCGCCGCGCCGCCGCCGAGAAGGCCGCGGACCAGGCGAGCAAGCCGCCGGTCGAGACGCCCGAAGGCACCGCCACCCCTGACTCCAAGCCCACCACAGCCGCTCCGTCGCCGGGTCCCACCCTCACCGCGGAGGAGCAGAAGCTGGCCTCGAACTGCGGCAAGCAGTAA
- a CDS encoding FHA domain-containing protein: MSELTLTVMRLGFLAVLWLFVIVAVQVIRSDLFGTRVTQRGSRRQDARPQQNTRQQAAAPPQQRGQQPAAGGGRQRRGAPTKLVVSEGTLTGTTVALQGQTITLGRAHDSTIVLDDDYASSRHARIYPDRDGQWIVEDLGSTNGTYLDRTRLTTATPIPLGAPIRIGKTVIELRK, encoded by the coding sequence ATGTCAGAGCTGACCCTGACGGTCATGCGGTTGGGTTTCCTGGCCGTTCTGTGGCTGTTCGTCATCGTGGCCGTCCAGGTCATCCGCAGCGATCTGTTCGGAACGCGGGTGACGCAGCGCGGTTCACGGCGCCAGGACGCCCGGCCGCAGCAGAACACGCGCCAGCAGGCCGCCGCGCCTCCGCAGCAGCGCGGCCAGCAGCCGGCCGCGGGCGGCGGGCGGCAGCGCCGTGGCGCCCCGACCAAGCTGGTCGTCTCCGAGGGCACCCTCACCGGCACCACCGTCGCCCTCCAGGGCCAGACGATCACGCTGGGCCGGGCGCACGATTCGACGATCGTGCTGGACGACGACTACGCGTCCAGCCGGCACGCCAGGATCTACCCCGACCGGGACGGCCAGTGGATCGTCGAGGATCTCGGGTCCACGAACGGCACCTATCTCGACCGGACCCGCCTCACCACCGCCACGCCGATTCCGCTGGGCGCGCCGATTCGCATCGGCAAGACCGTCATCGAGCTGCGGAAGTAG
- a CDS encoding FhaA domain-containing protein, whose translation MGVLKRFEQRLEGLVNGTFAKVFKSEVQPVEIAGALQRECDNNATIWNRERTVVPNDFIVELSAPDYERLSPYSGQLGDELAGLVRDYAKQQRYTFMGPIKVHLEKADDLDTGLYRVRSRTLASSTSQSQPPASGHQQPHQQQGQVQGRGGYGYPPTGAPPMPASPPPGAPGQRPAAPAGRPAGGPVAMPGTGPGAGAGSQVRRWIEINGTRHQISRPTLVLGRSTDADVRIDDPGVSRRHCEIRTGTPSTIQDLGSTNGIVVDGQHTTRATLRDGSRIVVGSTTIVYRQAEG comes from the coding sequence ATGGGAGTCCTGAAGCGATTCGAGCAGCGCCTCGAAGGTCTGGTCAACGGCACCTTCGCCAAGGTCTTCAAGTCCGAGGTCCAGCCCGTCGAGATCGCCGGCGCGCTCCAGCGCGAGTGCGACAACAACGCGACGATCTGGAACCGCGAGCGGACCGTCGTCCCCAACGACTTCATCGTGGAGCTGAGCGCGCCGGACTACGAGCGCCTCAGCCCCTACTCGGGCCAGCTCGGCGACGAGCTCGCCGGCCTGGTCAGGGACTACGCGAAGCAGCAGCGGTACACCTTCATGGGACCGATCAAGGTCCACCTGGAGAAGGCCGACGACCTCGACACCGGTCTGTACCGGGTGCGCAGCCGCACACTAGCGTCGAGTACGTCACAGTCGCAGCCGCCTGCCTCCGGACACCAGCAGCCTCACCAGCAGCAGGGCCAGGTGCAGGGCCGCGGCGGTTACGGGTACCCCCCGACCGGCGCCCCGCCCATGCCCGCCTCCCCGCCTCCGGGCGCCCCCGGCCAGCGGCCTGCGGCACCCGCGGGACGCCCGGCGGGCGGCCCCGTGGCCATGCCCGGCACGGGTCCCGGGGCCGGAGCGGGCTCCCAGGTCCGCCGCTGGATCGAGATCAACGGCACCCGCCATCAGATCTCCCGCCCGACCCTGGTCCTCGGCCGCAGCACCGACGCGGACGTGAGGATCGACGATCCCGGCGTCTCCCGCCGGCACTGCGAGATCCGGACCGGAACGCCCTCGACGATCCAGGATCTGGGATCCACCAACGGCATCGTGGTGGACGGGCAGCACACCACCCGCGCTACGCTCCGCGACGGCTCGCGGATCGTCGTGGGCAGCACCACCATCGTTTACCGGCAAGCCGAAGGGTGA
- a CDS encoding sensor histidine kinase: MSKSGDRGASGSESGREPGREPGTAAGPGTAAGTGSRSEIGRAIRVRAAAWWGWFAVPGQWSRRRTAGEISLAVVVALLAAGSEELLGGEGRRLAVVAVGAAVLSLLRRRLPASVLVLAAGLAPFLPGFGPLLIVVGWSAGRYVESAGRALAAFMAAFVLDVGGTLLETWDRQRMLTVAFLAALYYLGTTLAPGLAHRYWTQRRTLLHALQERNAQLLRERTMVAWQARLRERQRIAQDMHDSLGHQLALIAVHTGALEVDRELSERQREVVGVLRNASVTAMQELREVVGILRDGIEATEGTASAPARAGDETGKAARGTAGIEGLVAAARAAGTTVGLRRLGEERPLAPAADHAAYRIAQEALTNAYKYAPGAPIAVELRYEPDTFVVEVLNEAPAGGPAKDVVSGGQGLTGLAERARLVGGMCHAGPADGGGFRVAGMLPYGAAPVAEAAPLVDAADDFRQQSTRPLVGDGRPVVVGPTDWTFTERELAMAVRGGRGRGMGAGGGVALGCGIAFAAVVLLVVAAGFGLYFMIGSLEKGMIDPEQYDAVKVGTSEKEVRDRLPSGDSIATAGLGGKGPARPEGSDCLVLLSSEPGESFDEEPVFRFCFKDGKLIEKKSYVVEQR; encoded by the coding sequence ATGTCGAAGTCGGGGGACCGGGGCGCGAGCGGCAGCGAGTCCGGGAGAGAGCCCGGGAGAGAGCCGGGGACAGCGGCTGGGCCCGGGACAGCGGCCGGGACCGGGAGTCGGTCGGAGATCGGGCGCGCCATCAGGGTCAGGGCCGCCGCCTGGTGGGGATGGTTCGCCGTACCGGGCCAGTGGTCGCGGCGTCGTACCGCCGGTGAGATCTCGCTCGCCGTGGTCGTCGCGCTGCTCGCCGCCGGGAGCGAGGAGCTCCTGGGCGGTGAGGGCCGACGGCTCGCCGTGGTCGCCGTCGGCGCCGCCGTGCTGTCGCTGCTGCGGCGCAGGCTCCCCGCGAGCGTCCTCGTTCTCGCCGCCGGGCTCGCCCCCTTCCTCCCCGGCTTCGGGCCGCTGCTGATCGTGGTCGGCTGGTCGGCCGGCCGGTACGTCGAGAGTGCCGGGCGGGCGCTGGCCGCGTTCATGGCCGCCTTCGTCCTGGACGTCGGAGGCACGCTCCTGGAGACCTGGGACCGCCAGCGGATGCTCACGGTGGCCTTCCTCGCGGCCCTCTACTACCTGGGCACGACCCTGGCGCCCGGCCTCGCCCACCGCTACTGGACCCAGCGGCGGACCCTGCTGCACGCCCTCCAGGAGCGCAACGCCCAACTGCTGCGCGAGCGGACGATGGTCGCCTGGCAGGCGCGGCTGCGGGAGCGGCAGCGGATCGCCCAGGACATGCACGACAGCCTCGGGCACCAGCTGGCGCTGATCGCCGTGCACACGGGCGCCCTGGAGGTGGACCGGGAGCTGAGCGAGCGGCAGCGCGAGGTCGTCGGAGTCCTGCGGAACGCCTCGGTGACGGCGATGCAGGAGCTGCGGGAGGTCGTCGGCATATTGCGCGACGGGATCGAGGCCACGGAAGGAACGGCCTCCGCGCCCGCGCGGGCCGGCGACGAGACGGGGAAGGCGGCGCGGGGGACCGCGGGCATCGAGGGACTCGTGGCGGCGGCCAGGGCGGCCGGGACCACGGTCGGGCTGCGCCGGCTCGGCGAGGAGCGGCCGCTGGCACCGGCCGCGGACCACGCCGCGTACCGGATCGCGCAGGAGGCGCTGACCAACGCCTACAAGTACGCGCCGGGGGCACCGATCGCCGTCGAGCTGCGCTACGAGCCGGACACCTTCGTCGTGGAGGTCCTCAACGAGGCGCCGGCGGGCGGCCCGGCCAAGGACGTGGTGAGCGGAGGACAGGGGCTGACCGGGCTCGCCGAGCGGGCCCGGCTGGTGGGCGGCATGTGTCACGCGGGTCCGGCCGACGGAGGCGGCTTCAGGGTGGCCGGGATGCTGCCGTACGGAGCGGCACCCGTCGCCGAGGCAGCGCCTTTGGTCGATGCGGCCGACGACTTCCGGCAGCAGTCGACGAGACCGCTCGTGGGCGATGGTCGTCCGGTCGTGGTCGGACCGACCGACTGGACGTTCACAGAGCGGGAGCTGGCGATGGCGGTGCGCGGGGGCAGAGGCAGGGGCATGGGCGCGGGCGGTGGGGTCGCCCTGGGGTGCGGGATCGCGTTCGCGGCGGTCGTCCTGCTCGTGGTGGCCGCGGGCTTCGGGCTCTACTTCATGATCGGTTCGCTGGAGAAGGGGATGATCGACCCCGAGCAGTACGACGCGGTCAAGGTCGGCACGTCCGAGAAGGAGGTCAGGGACCGACTCCCTTCGGGCGACTCGATAGCCACCGCGGGCCTGGGGGGCAAGGGACCCGCGCGGCCGGAGGGCTCCGACTGCCTGGTGCTGCTCTCCTCGGAGCCCGGGGAATCCTTCGACGAGGAGCCCGTTTTCCGGTTCTGCTTCAAGGACGGCAAGCTGATCGAGAAGAAGTCGTACGTGGTCGAGCAGCGGTGA
- a CDS encoding response regulator: MAGQPIRVVIADDEPLIRAGIRMILISDPDIEVVGEAADGRAAVEAARAHAADVVLLDIQMPVLDGLSALPELRRAAPAARVIVLTTFGERENVLRALEHGGAGFLLKDTAPAELIRAVRAAAAGDAYLSPAATRHVVERLATGREAARSEQARVRVAALSEKERDVLAVLGEGLSNADAGRRLHLSEATVKTYVSRILAKLDCENRVQAALLARDAGL, from the coding sequence GTGGCAGGGCAGCCCATCAGGGTCGTGATCGCCGATGACGAGCCCCTGATCCGGGCCGGGATCCGGATGATCCTCATCTCGGACCCGGACATCGAGGTGGTCGGCGAGGCGGCCGACGGCCGGGCGGCCGTCGAGGCGGCCCGGGCACACGCCGCCGACGTGGTGCTGCTCGACATCCAGATGCCGGTGCTCGACGGCCTCTCCGCGCTGCCGGAGCTGCGCCGGGCCGCGCCGGCGGCCCGGGTGATCGTCCTGACGACCTTCGGGGAGCGGGAGAACGTGCTGCGGGCCCTGGAACACGGGGGCGCCGGCTTCCTGCTCAAGGACACGGCGCCGGCCGAGCTGATCCGGGCGGTGCGGGCAGCCGCGGCGGGGGACGCCTACCTGTCGCCGGCCGCGACCCGACACGTGGTGGAGCGGCTCGCCACGGGCCGGGAGGCTGCGCGGTCAGAGCAGGCGCGGGTGCGGGTGGCGGCGCTGAGCGAGAAGGAGCGCGACGTGCTGGCGGTGCTCGGCGAGGGGCTGTCCAACGCGGACGCGGGCCGCCGGCTGCACTTGAGCGAGGCCACGGTGAAGACGTACGTGAGCCGGATCCTCGCCAAGCTGGACTGCGAGAACCGGGTGCAGGCCGCGCTGCTGGCCCGGGACGCGGGGCTGTAG
- a CDS encoding MarR family winged helix-turn-helix transcriptional regulator codes for MTGGAEVPREASLDVIQRELTAFARRARAAAARVHPELPLVSYTLLAHIDVQRGCRATDLAAHYLLDKSTVSRQIATLERLGFVERRPAPDDHRVQVLHPTEAGAEVLASAQTSRLAAYQERLRDWSADDLARFAAYLLRYNTASTSDLPDGSPQ; via the coding sequence ATGACCGGTGGCGCAGAGGTACCGCGCGAGGCGTCCTTGGACGTCATCCAGCGCGAGCTGACGGCGTTCGCGCGCAGGGCCCGCGCCGCGGCGGCCCGGGTCCACCCCGAGCTCCCGCTCGTCTCGTACACGCTCCTCGCCCACATCGACGTGCAGCGCGGCTGCCGCGCGACCGACCTCGCGGCCCACTACCTGCTGGACAAGTCGACGGTGAGCCGCCAGATCGCCACCTTGGAACGGCTCGGATTCGTCGAGCGCCGGCCGGCCCCCGACGACCACCGCGTCCAGGTCCTGCACCCCACGGAGGCGGGCGCCGAGGTCCTCGCCTCGGCGCAGACAAGCCGTCTCGCGGCCTATCAGGAACGCCTCAGGGACTGGTCGGCCGACGACCTCGCCCGGTTCGCCGCGTACCTGCTCCGCTACAACACCGCGAGCACGAGCGACCTCCCGGACGGCTCCCCGCAGTGA
- a CDS encoding DUF2252 domain-containing protein, producing MDEIGAVVPGQRGTADGTADGTRVPHVPGFARRAADGGAGVSPRDVGKELRRRVPRTAHDRPALAADRPDAVRAVEESSRGRVPELAPIRVGRMAASPFAFLRGSAGLMAHDLVTTPVTGISAQLCGDAHAANFGLYGDARGRLVMDLNDFDETIAGPWEWDLKRLVTSLVLAGREVGASEEVCRAAAFDTVGAYRRTMRLLARLPALDAWNAIADEELVSHTDARDLIGTLERVSAKARNNTSARFAARSTEAVTDAEGGGRRFVDAPPVLRRVPDGEAAAVTASLGAYLETVSQDRLPLLARYAVHDVAFRVVGTGSVGTRSYVVLLLDHRGEPLVLQVKEARPSVLLPHLPAVGFTVPDPGHEGRRVVLGQKRMQVVSDHLLGWTTVEGRPFQVRQFRNRKGSVDPAALTVDQVDDYGRMTGALLARAHAHSADPRLIAGYCGKNEELDEAVASFAVTYADRTTADHADLLAAVRAGRIAAELGV from the coding sequence ATGGACGAGATCGGGGCCGTGGTGCCGGGACAGCGCGGTACGGCGGACGGTACGGCGGACGGCACACGCGTCCCGCACGTGCCGGGCTTCGCGCGCCGCGCCGCCGACGGTGGCGCGGGGGTCTCCCCCAGGGACGTCGGCAAGGAACTGCGCCGCCGGGTGCCCCGTACCGCGCACGACCGGCCGGCCCTCGCGGCCGACCGCCCGGACGCCGTCCGCGCCGTCGAGGAATCCAGCCGGGGACGGGTCCCCGAGCTCGCGCCGATACGGGTCGGCCGTATGGCGGCCAGCCCCTTCGCCTTCCTGCGCGGATCCGCCGGACTGATGGCCCACGACCTCGTCACAACCCCCGTCACCGGGATATCCGCCCAACTGTGCGGCGACGCGCACGCCGCCAACTTCGGCCTCTACGGCGACGCCCGCGGCCGGCTCGTCATGGATCTCAACGACTTCGACGAGACGATCGCCGGCCCCTGGGAATGGGACCTCAAGCGGCTCGTCACCTCCCTCGTCCTCGCCGGACGGGAAGTGGGCGCGAGCGAGGAGGTGTGCCGAGCGGCCGCTTTCGACACCGTCGGCGCCTACCGGCGCACCATGCGCCTCCTGGCCCGGCTCCCCGCCCTCGACGCCTGGAACGCGATTGCCGACGAGGAACTCGTCTCGCACACCGACGCCCGCGACCTCATAGGCACCCTGGAGCGGGTCTCGGCGAAGGCCCGCAACAACACCAGCGCCCGGTTCGCCGCCCGGTCGACCGAGGCCGTGACCGATGCCGAAGGCGGCGGCCGCAGGTTCGTCGACGCTCCCCCGGTACTGCGCAGGGTCCCCGACGGCGAGGCGGCGGCCGTCACCGCCTCCCTCGGCGCGTACCTGGAGACCGTGTCCCAGGACCGGCTGCCGCTCCTCGCGCGGTACGCCGTCCACGACGTGGCTTTCCGGGTCGTCGGCACCGGCAGCGTCGGCACCCGCTCCTACGTCGTGCTGCTGCTCGACCACCGGGGCGAGCCGCTGGTGCTCCAGGTGAAGGAGGCCAGGCCCTCGGTCCTGCTGCCGCACCTGCCGGCCGTGGGCTTCACCGTGCCGGACCCCGGCCACGAGGGGCGGCGGGTGGTCCTCGGGCAGAAGCGGATGCAGGTGGTGAGCGACCATCTGCTCGGTTGGACGACGGTCGAGGGGCGGCCCTTCCAGGTGCGCCAGTTCCGCAACCGCAAGGGCAGCGTGGACCCCGCCGCACTCACCGTGGACCAGGTCGACGACTACGGCCGGATGACCGGGGCGCTGCTGGCCCGGGCGCACGCCCACAGCGCCGACCCGCGTCTCATAGCCGGCTACTGCGGCAAGAACGAGGAGCTGGACGAGGCCGTCGCGTCCTTCGCCGTCACGTACGCGGACCGCACCACCGCGGACCACGCCGACCTGCTCGCCGCCGTCCGGGCGGGGCGCATAGCGGCAGAACTGGGCGTCTGA
- a CDS encoding rhodanese-like domain-containing protein: MNFSPLPSVDAASVPADALVLDVREDNEWEAGHVEGALHVPMSDFVARFGEVTEAVAERGRAYVMCRVGGRSAQVTQYLVQQGFDAVNIDGGMLAWDGAGRPMVTGSGSPAFVL; the protein is encoded by the coding sequence ATGAATTTCTCCCCGCTGCCCTCGGTGGACGCGGCTTCCGTGCCGGCCGACGCGCTGGTGCTGGACGTCCGGGAGGACAACGAATGGGAAGCCGGTCACGTCGAGGGTGCGCTGCACGTGCCGATGAGCGACTTCGTGGCCCGCTTCGGTGAGGTGACGGAGGCGGTGGCCGAGCGCGGTCGCGCCTATGTGATGTGCCGGGTGGGCGGCCGGTCGGCGCAGGTCACCCAGTATCTGGTGCAGCAGGGCTTCGACGCGGTGAACATCGACGGCGGGATGCTCGCCTGGGACGGTGCCGGGCGTCCGATGGTGACGGGGAGCGGGAGCCCGGCCTTCGTCCTCTGA